Proteins encoded together in one Lathyrus oleraceus cultivar Zhongwan6 chromosome 5, CAAS_Psat_ZW6_1.0, whole genome shotgun sequence window:
- the LOC127079556 gene encoding uncharacterized protein LOC127079556 has protein sequence MDPIKYIFEKPVVTGRIARWKMLITEYDIQYVTQKAIKESILSDYLAHLPVEVYQPLKFDFPDEDIMFIRDFIMPGFEVSPEEGPEPGSRWTLVFDCASNARGHGISVVITSPTGFHIPFTARLCFDCTNNMAEYEACIYDLKATIDLRIKILEVFGDSALVIN, from the coding sequence atggatccgATAAAGTACATATTCGAAAAGCCTGTTGTTACTGGTAGAATTGCCCGGTGGAAAATGCTGATAACCGAGTATGACATACAGTATGTGACCCAGAAAGCAATAAAGGAGAGTATTCTGTCTGACTATCTAGCCCACCTGCCTGTTGAAGTCTACCAACCATTAAAgtttgactttccagatgaagacatcatgtttatCAGAGATTTTATTATGCCAGGCTTCGAGGTAAGCCCTGAGGAAGGCCCCGAACCAGGATCGCGATGGACACTCGTGTTCGACTGTGCTTCCAATGCCCGAGGTCATGGTATAAGTGTTGTTATCACTTCTCCAACTGGTTTCCACATCCCCTTCACCGCTAGATTATGTTTTgactgcaccaacaatatggcagaatatgaagcatgtatctacGATTTAAAGGCGACAATCGACTTGAGAATCAAAATCCTCGAGGTATTCGgtgattcagctctggtgatcaattAG